AACTGCACTGGTTGGGGGATATCAAGGCGTCAAGGGAGCCCTTCAAGCGGTTAGTAATCACCTTAGTCAAGGTTTTGTAGATCACATTACAAAGACTTATTGGCCTATATTGGGATAGGAGATTAGGTTTATCAATTTTTGGAATCAAGACAAGTAAAGTATCATTTACCTCTCTAATTTTTTCTGGATTTTGAAGGCACTCCTAGATAAAAGATACCACGGAAGGACCAACCACTTGCCAttgagattaaaaaaacaaagggTTAAGCCCATCCGGTCCGGGAGCTTTCAAGGCTCCCATACTAAACACAGCTGCTCTAATTTCCTCGGCTTCCATAGGGCTCATGATCGCCTCCAACTTTTCTCTCGGAATGATAGGGAAGGCGTTGTGAACATGCAAAGGAATACCAGCACCCGAGCTCGTGTAAAGGGCTTGAAAATAATTCACTGCCATAGATTTGAGCTGGGCTTGATCCGTGATAGTCTCACCCTCCTCATTAGACAAAGCCTCGATCCGGTTTCTTTTGCGACGGACCATTGTTGAGGTATGAAAGAAATGCGTATTCTTATCGCCATGGTTGAGCCAATTTATCCGCGATTTTTGACGCCAAAGTAATTCTTCTTGGATCAAAACGGTTTGATATTCTCCCCATAAGCGGTTCTGAAGCCTTGCTAAGTACGGAGAATGCTGCATACGAAGGTGATTGTTAATGCCTTCTAGCCTGCGCATGAGTCTCCTTTTAGTGCGACCAATCTCTCCAAAAACGTGCTGGTTCCACTGGATAGCGTCCTCACTAAAAGCTTCGGATGCTGGCAGCCAAGAACCTTGATGGGCATCCCACGAGTTCTTCACAAGTCTGGGAAAATCATCATGCGTAAGCCATGCCGCAAGAAATCTGAAGGGGCGTTGGGACGAGTCAGCAGGTTCCGAGCCTAACTGAAGGAGGAGAGGCTTATGATCTGACTTCATTTTAGGTAGATGAAAAATGGAGGCCTCAGGAAAGGACGCTAGCCAAAGGACATTACTCAACGCCCAATCAATGCGCTCTTTAACCCCACGTCCTTCCCAGGTAAAGGAGGGCCTTTGAAACCCAAATCCGAAAGAGAGCAGTCTTCTATGCAATCTCTGAACTTCCTCATGTTCAATACGTTCGGAGGCCCACCACCCATCTTGTCAGTGGCATGAAGATAAGCATTGAAGTCCCCCATAGTCACCCAGGGCTCTGTCGTATGAGCAGCAATATTTCTAAGTTCCCTCCAGAGAAGGTCCCGGATAGCAGCATTATGGCTTCCATAGATAAAGGTAACTAGGAAGCTAGGAAGATTGCCTTTAGGGGAGATACGCATGTGGACAAAATGGCGGTGAGAAGAGAGAATCTCAATAGTACCCCACTGCTTTGCCCACAGGACCCATATGCCCCCGGAAAAACCTTCACTTTCAACCACAAAGTAGTATCAAAACCAATAGTCCTCATGATCATGGGTGTAACACCCCaaatttcgggtgtcactttagtaacctattaaagtaaatatgcaatattttccaaagtGATTTATAAGCATgcgtatatatattttttttcttttcaaatgtatttccaaaacatgtcatgcatactcccaactacaaaacctaaccaatagaaacaactcaacaaaaCTATTATACAATGACACCATGaatccgacatactccctacgatctccacatcggggaaccgcaagaaagcaatgcatcagaacctacccgaaacctcaaatataaattcctaaaatctttatacaagcttaaaccaataacggtaagctctctaacccaaggctctagccttaaacccgactctactcATCGAGTACTCCACTGtccttcaagtcctcatctctaCTTGCACCAAGGTTAAGCTCCTTCGAAGattcttcatcgcctaatagcgttaagcgcccaaacaacaagtagcaaatagaaagggttaactccatgcaattaccatgtatgaaagagaaaatcacgctattcaaatttaattacctatcatggtaaataaaccagcaacataactaaactcatatatcaacaacttaacatataacatcaaatcagacataaaaaatctcaacaatataatatcaattcagatatcaacaacctcaacaatataataccaattcagatatcaataaaccaataactaaaatccaacaacatagggtcaggtgttagttccctataatgcaactatatgctgctaccaaaatggatcgatcaaaaacgtctcgcaagacgggacaatcacgcgggaccacaccccacctcatcgctactttagaacatctcgcaagatgggacaatcacgcgggaccacaccccacctcatcgccactgtataacgtctcgaaagacgggacaatcacgcgggaccacaccccacctcatcgccacttaaataccaagccctatatgccaagtcaatcaacaacaacgcccaaaccaatgatttattcggagtaaccacatgttattcctattatcaacgaacataactcaattcaatgacagaaaccagtaaacggccgaagcctctcagaaaacggagacacacgtctcaataagtttacttggccgaagccttcagaaaacattttcccagttcagcataataatcataatccaatgccaatcaatataaacatcttcatctcaaacgcaggcagtgcaataaaagcatgcaaaactcaaagacgcgctaaaactgagtttcccttaccttagccaattcccTTCCTAAACTGCAATTCCAATCCCAACACATCTTTGCTTTCCTGTGTCGGTTCGCTTTCTTTAGCTTCGTCGTCAAGCGCTCCCgttattcgtacccttcacaagTACACATAACGTAATTACTATTTGAGTTAACCTACTAACTCAAGGTCTAAAGCTATGACTTCAGGTAATTGAATCGAAGCGAACGTATGTTAAACCTAATCCCCATAATGGTTATAACCCATTAGGATCAATTTCAGAAATCAAGACAAGTCGTAATAATGACCACAAACAATAACACAATTTAAGAtgcttcaaaagcttttgactTACTGAAACGATTTTAAAACCAAATCATATACCCTTGCTAAAGTAGAAAAGTTCACATAACGAATACTTATTCCTCTCGTTTTCCTTAGAGTTCTCAATCTCTATTAGAATACTCATTGAGACTTTTCACAATAACACGTACGCAAAGCTTCTTGCTAAGTCAATTAACACAACATCTCACAACGACAATATCCCATCATCTTCCTCAGTTAATCTCTTTATCCTCAAGATTACTTATCAAATCACTTACAACAACTTAACGTCTCAACGTCACCCTCGCAATCGATACCTCAAGTCGAACACCATATCAGtatcaattcttatcaaatTCACTAACTCTTATAAAGAAATCCATAAACCATAGTTAACTTCCAAGACAAACAACTCTTCTTATCTAATGATCACGTACTTATTCAAGACTCATAAGCTCCTTCAAAACGATCGAATCATTTCTCTTAATCTTAAACTCGTGATATCTCGTTAGACACAAAACCCTAGTCTCTTCGAAAATCCACTTTGGTTCTACAAAAATTCCAAACTTATAGATAAGTCCTCAATCTCTAGGAAACGAGTTCTAGTCCTCAATTAATCCCTTAAATACATCTAAGTCCTcgaacttccaaagtttcaaatcTAGACCTTCTAAAATCAAGTATTTACAATAAAGCTCATAAACTTCTTGgaattcaagattcaatcctaaGTCATCTTCCAACATCAAGATTTCCATCACAACTTAATCCATTCTAATTAATACCTTTCGAAGTCTAATTCCTCACTCGGAAATTCAAACTTAATTGTTCTATCTCTATCCAATCATGTTATTCCTAAGCATCCATTAACAGCGAGGTAATATTCGAACTCTTATTCTATAACACTCAAAAACTCATTCGACTTTCAAAACTTTTCGCAATCGCTTTTTAACGAATAAATGTGCGTAAAGACTCGAACGTTCTTGATTTTCATAAATGAGTAAACAACATACGTAAGTAAGTTTCGAAAGATGTTTTCCTACTCCAAACAttgtaatataattttaaaatgaaaggttttctCAAACTTTTCCATAAACAACGCTTTTCGCTTGAAATAAGTGATTTTGTCAAAACGAACATCAACTGTACAACGACTTTATACTATccatcattattcaatacttcaccAAACATGAGATTAtattatgagtttaatggatatgcactgacagtgtaaaatagttttacacagacatccaattgaattctgccaaatcagaaaatatcttattcttttaattaaaattaaagtcaaatgtaattatctctcataTGTGGCAttctttgattggatgactgtgtaaaactattttacactgtcagtgcatatccattaaactcttatattattaAAACAACATGATAAGTTATATGTTGTCTCACCAAACGTTGTATAATATCAAAATTTTATCAGCCCTTAtattatcaggccttatactatcagcCTTTATACAATCTGCCCTTATACAATACTAtgtaccaaacgagccctaaataAAACCTTACttagtaattttaataatatatacaagagttggtaattacatgcataaggCTTCGGGTTCGAGTTTGAGTTTGGGTGCGGTTTAAtcaatctcacacccgaacccaaacatgttttaaaattcgggtgaaacccaaacccaaagaaaTCGGGTTTCACCTGAAACTTCAGGTTGTGTTCGGGTCGGGCCCGCGGTGTGAGTTTTCCTGCTATCTCTAACTGTGATTGGTGGCTCAAGAGAGTGTGAGAGGAAAAATTTAAGATAGTGGGTGAATGAACAAGAGAGGGTGACAACTGCTCCTCTTAATGGTGCCAGTCTTTCCCCCTTTTAAAGTGTGCTCTTAGGTTCAGAATAAGTCCTTCTTGTTTGGGCTTTGGGTGATACTTTTTTGTGTGGGAGGGATTAggccctttttttttcttttgtgtgtgcgcctttttttattttttttattttagtcgACAATGTCCaatatctcaatttttttttaaaaacatctCAACATCAACTTAACATAAATAATTAAGCACAATAAAAATTAGATTAAATAGAACCTTAAATTCAATGAGATAAttatcttttgtattttttagatttttattttattttgtgtcTTTTAAGATCTTTTgctttttatgaatttttaagTAAATAATCACTAAAAAAACTAAGCAAAATTTGGGTGTTTACCGCGGCTAGCTAATAATACCAATAGTTATGTATTTTTTCTCCTCTTATACTAAACCTTTTTATGTTTCTTGTAGATCCTGTTGGATGGTCATTTTCATTGCTTGGTGAGCAAGTTCGTATTACTTCTTTTATGTAGGTTTTGATTCGAGGACGAATCCTCTCGATGATGAGAGGAATGATGTAAGCTTGCTTTCGAAAGAAAGACATTAGATGATATCTCTCATTGAGAGTTTATTGGAGTTTTTCCTGGACTTGAGTTCAACCTTTGCTTTTGTAgtatttttctactttttttttgtcgCAACTATCTTTTGTACTTTGTGCTTGGAATAAGTTGGGCTTTTATAATGGGTTTTAGGACTTGTGTTTGGCCCACATAGGATTATATGGATTAGGTTTTCACCTTAAAGTCCAATAGGTATAAGTTGATAGATAATTGATTATAAGTGAATGATAGGTCCTAAAGTAAAGGTGATTTTAAAGTGAACTTTCTATAAGGTGATGAATTCCAAACATGTTTATCATCTTCTTTTACTTATTTAGCTAACTTAaagcttatccaaaaaaaaaattgatgaacttgaagataacatcataacacAGGTTTTAAAGTAAGAGACAAAAAAGTTAGTTAAACATGAAGTCCTTGCTCCTAACAAAAAATCTATCAGATTCCTAACAATGGTAATATGGTATCCACAAACCCTCCCAAAATAAAGTTGTAATACAATTTCCAATAGCAATTGTATTTTCTATTCAATAACGAGAGTTGTTATTCGGACTCCCCACATTAATTTGAACCCCCTTTTAAAGTGCAAAAACACTTAAATGCGATTTTCAAAGTGCGACCATAACGTATTTAGAGGTGCGCCCATAACACACTTTTAAAGTGTAAACGAAATTTAAAAATGGAAGTACGAATAGATGTCGGGGATCCGAATAACCATTACCTTCAATAACACACACTTGGGAGAGTCAATACTCTTCAAGGAGGGGAAGAATTTTGAGAGTAGTAGGGTTGAACTTATACTTCGCCCCAAAAGACTCTTCATTGGTTTTGATGTTCCATGATAGCTTAGCtagataattaaattaaattaatggaataaaaaaataatcaagATTCAAGATCTACAACACCGATTTACACGTGGCGCACAGATCCATTCAATTACTTGTACGGAATCTACTTGAACTTCTCATCAATCTCCATCCTACGGTTGACAACGTTACGAAGGTGCATCGCATTTGCGCCCCACCGCACCGGAATATTCCCCACCTCCCTTTTCCTGCGCACATCGCTACTTCCACTGTAACCGCAATGGCGGCTGAGCCCGAGACGCACCCACCGCCGCTGGAACCTCCAATCACCTCCGTCCCAGAAACTGCGCCGGAAACATCGGCGGCACCGGAAACCACAGCGCAGCCAAGCCCCGCCGCCGCCGGCCCTCCTCGGAAGCGGCAACGCCGTCCGAGCGTCCGTTTGGGTGAGATCGGCGATCAACGTGCTACCGGACACGGCAATGACTCCCACCACACGCGCCGCCCGACCATACCGCCATGGAGCTGGCGAATCCCGAGGGAGCCTTCACGAGCCGCATCCAAGGCCCGCTCCGCAACGAACCCCGTGAACGGCGGTGAAGAATTTGGAAACAGCAACAGCCGAAGGGGCAAAGCGAAGCGAGGATCAACGACGAAGCGGTTGAGGTCCGAATTTGCTTCTAGAACAATCGACGAGAATTTCGACGACGATCACGCGAGCCCGGTGCATTCGGTTGAGGAGAACGGACTCGATTGTTGGAACGTGGATCGGAGCGAGGATCATAGGGTTAGGGTTTCGGATGGCGTTGAATCGGAATCGAGGGAGCGGAGGAAGAACGAGGGAGTGAGGTCTTGGTTGTTTGAGTTAGGGTTGAGTAGGTATGCTCCTATGTTTGAGATTCATGAGGTGGATGATGAGCTTCTTCCAATGTTGACCTTGGAGGATCTCAAGGATATGGGTATAAATGCTGTTGGTTCCAGAAGGAAAATGTACACTGCAATTCAGAAGCTTCAGAAAGGGTTCCCATGAATCTATgttatgtatgtatgtatgtatgtacaatgtatgtatgtatgtatatgtGTTGTGTAGTACTAGTTACTAGTTAGTTTTCTTCAGTTTCCTTGTTCTGTGGCTTGAAACTTGTGGATAGAAAAATGCATGCATGTATaagagttttgttttttttatcctCTAGTGACTTGGTGCGTGTTTTGGAAATCGTTCTACAATTGATTCCAAAGCCGAAGTCAATTCTGAGGAGAAGCTTCCGTGAGTGGCTTCtgtgtttcagaattgattatgaggaatCAGAAACTGATGCAAACATATGCTATTAACAATAGTGAATTTTGATCATTAAGCATGGAAGAGTGATGGTTAAGCAATGATGCACAAGTTAATTCTGCAACTCTTTTAtgttttttctctatttttgtAATTCTGGAAATCTTTCATGTTTATTGTGGACAAGTTAATGCTCATGAAGCTTCTGGTTAAGCTGAAGAGTGATGTGTTTCATTGAGACAATTTTATGGAATCATGATTTGAGAAATGTCTAGTGTTATTATACTACTTTAATGCTGTTACTTTCCAGTTTCCACTGAATGTTTGTTAAAAAAATGGCTCTTACTTTTCCTCTGCTTGCCTTTTAACTTATGAGCATTGAGTGTCTTGGAGCCAAACATACTGAATTGCCCGTTGACTAAACTGGCTTTTTATGGATCATGTAGAATGAGATCTCATTTCGGATATCATATCAGCCATTTTTTGATCTCATAGACTCCTGTTTTACGGGCTGATAGAATTCTGTTTCTGTATTCTGATTAACCTTTCAGATGCTTGATCTGTACTCTAATTACTTTGGCACTGCAATGGGAATATTCTCTCTTTCTTCTGGAATAATGAACAGATAATTAGAGTCAGATATAAAGCTGTGCTTACAGTTTATACTGAGTGATAAAATTTCCAAGTCTTGTAGACACTCAATATGCTAATATTCTGCATTCAAAGTGACCACAACAGTCTTAAAATATGCGGTAGCGGAGAAGGCATCTTGTCTTCTCACTGTACTCACATGTTTATAAAATTGAAGTGCTGGATGGAATATGATCCCTATATTACTTATGGTTCATCTTTCAGCAGTTTGATCCTTAGTTTGTAACTTTGCCACTAATATATGGGGATAGTACTGAGaatattttttctcatttcctaATATGTTGTTGTAAATCTTGGTTAtgcttttattttgtttatccTAGGTTTCTGATTGAGACATATGAGTAGGACCATCTGTTAATGAAGGCAAAATGGTTGCTTTCACTTGAAGTCCTCTTGATTGATGTTCTGTCCTGCTGACCGGCTTAGTTTGTTTTTGAAATAAACAATGAATAGGAAACTATGAATATATAGTTCAATTGACTGCCCCATTTGTCTGAGCTGCAAAGTGAGATTTCATATGGAAAAATTCTTTTCTAGGTCTAATCTACCTCACCAGGAATACACTAAACCAGTGCCACTGCCACAATGCCACTCCAGGTGCTTCATTGCTTCAATCAAATGTGGATAAAGGAGAAGTCCTAGTGCATGTTTAGAAATTCttgcaaaattaattatgagaatATGCTCCTTGAGAGTGGCCTCTAGATGTTAGAATtgattattagaaaaaaaaagctGATCTAAACATACTATAAGTAAGACCAGTTGGACTACCAGCTTTTAGTGATTAGATTTTAACATGATTCTTATATGATTTTGTATCTTAGGGCACAATTGAGAGACTTGACTTCCTGTATTAGTCTTGCATGTGGCTGACATGTTAATGAATTGAAATAAAATGAGGTTTTCTTTCGACCTCACAGCTACTTTTTCTAAACAAGAAATTTTCCTGTTTTCTGTTATGTCTGTCTTCTTTTTGGGTCAAACATATGTATCTTTGTCTAGACATTATTTTTTGTTCTATATGGTGCCATCATTCCCAGCCCACTGGGCCAGATAAATAGTGACAAGTTGAAGTGATTGTTCTTGTGGGCTTGGACATTTTTAAGACTTTCATTCTAGTATTCAGATGAAGAGGCCAAAAACCTGAACAAAGTGGTTAGTCCTATATCTACATACATCTTCTTAAATGGATATGtcttgacccaaaaaaaattggatatctatttccaccaaaagagagttCTATTTCCTTGATTGACCAAACAAAAAAAGAGAGTTATATATCTGATTGAATAGTAGGTTCTTTGTTTTTTGTTGGTCTCTTTTCAGTCATGGTGTGGTAGGGATATTGACTGAATCATGAAAGAGACCAACGAAAGAACAAATAACATATGAATCAGATCTCACTTCCCTTCTTATAGCACAAGGTGTTTTCATGGGTTTGATAGGGAAGTTGGCATGTGGTCATTTGAACTATTCAGCTATTGTGTTTATATATGAGGGGCTACTTCGGTGCTACAAAGCTCCTGATATGAGCGAGGTCCAGTGAGGAGCCGGAGCCGGACCCACTCTATGGATCTAATGTAGGTCATCTTGCCTTGTTATTTTTTAAGAGGCCGATTCTGTAGCTCGAACATACGACCGCAAAATCACATGTGGCAACAACTTTATTATTGTGCCGAGGCTTGCCCCCTTACTTTGTTGATATATAATAGAATATTTTTGTTGTACTGAATCTTTTGATGTTTTAGGGCCACTGAAttaaaaaaagagagaggttATGTTCCCGGTTCTTGGCTCAGGTGAGTAGCTCCTTTCTTTTTCAGATTGCTGTAGGTCCTGTTGATTGTATTATGCAATGTTGTTTGTCTTGAAACTGTTTTAGCCTTATTTATAGAGAACCTCTTATACTCTCATTCCTTTACTTGACTTGCCAAAGAGAAAAACATATGATGTGCTTAAAATATTGTGATGCACAATAGCTTAAGAATAAACAATAtaaaatgtaccaaaaaaaagaataaacaatataaaaatgataagaaaaagaaatcaaaaggGGAAAATGGGTTAGTGTATCAAATTAGATAATGTGCTTGGTAATACATTTGATGGCAATTCCTCACCCACCCTGCCCAGATTGGGAATGCAATTTTGGCAATTCCCCACCCCTAAACCCAAATGGAATAAACACTTTTGGGGTAATGTGATTCTCAGTGACCTTCatataaattaaagaaaaaaataaacaggggaacaaaatcaaaataaattaaaatcaaaaccCATTAGAATAGAAAAATGGGAAaggtaaaaagaaagaaaaaatgagtTTAATTAAGTAAGCTAGCAAGGATACAGCAGAGACGAACACACTTAGCATGATTGGTTCTGTGGTGGAAGCCTCATAATCACATTTGGAAAGAAGCTACAAAATGTAATTTCTGAAGTTATCGTGCTTTAGATTATGTGTCCACTGTCAATTCAAACATGCTGTTAGTTTACTTGAGGCCTTCAATTCACTTTGTTTTATGCAGTGGCTCTACCATAATGGAGCACCATTACATGATCTGTGGTTGATGAATCTGAAAGCAAAGGCCTTGTGGTGTCCCTCTGAGTCCAAATGTTATCCCTCACATGCTGCAACGTCAAGAAAGGTAAAAGTTGCTGCCCTCTGCATGTTATCTCTATCTGCAATAGTAATTCATTCATTACAGATTTATTCCTCATGATCATCATCTTGCACATAATAAAAAGGTATATAATGTGAAATAAAAAGATGACAATTGATTGAAACCATTGATCAATAAAAAAAGTAATAGAATTATAATGCAAGAGGCAAGTCCATCCATGTTATAATCAGCCATGATTAAACTCATTATATATTTGATGACCTTACATTTATCAAGTACGTGATTATAAGAAAGGATAGTTATGTTATCCACCTTTTcatcttttctatttcattgTTTTGATTTATTCTGACAATCATTATGTTTACTTTTCATCTTTTCTCAAtattttttaagattttttattttaatcctAATTTAGTACTTTTCTCACCCTATGTTAGAAATACACTCCCACCTGATATATTTGATATACATACTATAGTAAATAACTTGCATAAACAATcaataaaagtaatttttttccaatgCAATAGATAAAGAATATTTGGAAAAAATTGACTATCTAATATTTCCTTCATAACAATGCGTTGGTCTAGTAGTTAGTGATAAGCTAAACACCTTGTAAGGATGATAACACAAGTTTGAACCATGAGAAAACCATTTGTTAGAAGGAATATACAACTATTTCTCAAAGAGTAGCGACATCCGTTTaaatcctaatttttttttccttcataaaCATGGGGAATAAGAAAACAGTatcattcttcttttttttgttgCCAAAATATGATATCAGGATGAATTCATGCTTTGTCATTAGCTTACGTCTTGGGCCTACTTACCCATGCCATGCATATAAGATCTTTGTAACTTCTACTTTACGCATAAAGATTGATCCACATACATCTCCACTTccatatatttcattttcatgtTTGAGAAAATTAAAGCAATGTCGAGATTCCTAAATCCCTAAGCATGCACGCACATAAAAATTTGGGTCAATCGTGGAAATGCCCACCCAACCCACGATATTAAAAACTGCCCTCTCTTTAATCATTATGGGGACCCAGGACCCATTTAGACTTTGCTCCTAAGCCATAATCATCATGCCTTAGACTTCAGGCTTTTCTATTCTATATGTGCCCCAATACAATTAATATATTTGACATGATAGGATATCATATAGTAATATGGTAATGGTACTCCTATCATAAT
This is a stretch of genomic DNA from Lotus japonicus ecotype B-129 chromosome 1, LjGifu_v1.2. It encodes these proteins:
- the LOC130728768 gene encoding uncharacterized protein LOC130728768 translates to MAAEPETHPPPLEPPITSVPETAPETSAAPETTAQPSPAAAGPPRKRQRRPSVRLGEIGDQRATGHGNDSHHTRRPTIPPWSWRIPREPSRAASKARSATNPVNGGEEFGNSNSRRGKAKRGSTTKRLRSEFASRTIDENFDDDHASPVHSVEENGLDCWNVDRSEDHRVRVSDGVESESRERRKNEGVRSWLFELGLSRYAPMFEIHEVDDELLPMLTLEDLKDMGINAVGSRRKMYTAIQKLQKGFP